The Quercus lobata isolate SW786 chromosome 4, ValleyOak3.0 Primary Assembly, whole genome shotgun sequence genome segment aaaatacttgctaagaaaaagTTATCACCACAACTTTAATAGGATTGTTTGGCACAACAGTGCCGACCTGAGGAAAAGGACACTTACCCCAGAACTAGCCGAGATGATAACTAGTTGCCCGATGTGGTTTAGGAAGCAATCATCCGAGGAGATATCCCCCACAAAATGAACAGTCCTCTTAGGCTACTGAAGGgtggggcgtttcaccatcttcttaactCCTTCTGGCCTTAACCTTTTGCAGTATCTTATgaaactcaatctttttctcatccaagtagttggtttccccatagacttgagtccgaggaccatgcaatgccttgattctgtccaaaacctaattttcctcatccaggtaattggtttccccataggcttgagtccgaggaccatgcaatgccttggttctgtccaaaacctagttttcctcatccaggtagttggtttccccataggcttgagtccgggaccatgcaatgccttggttctgtccaaaaggtagttggtttccccataggcttgagaggaccatgcaatgccttggttctgtccaaaacctagttttttcatccgggtagttggtttccccataggcttgagtccgaggaccatgcaatgccttggttctgtccaaaacctagttttcctcattgtagttggtttccccataggcttgagtccgaggaccatgcaatgccttggttctgtccaaaacctagtttttcatCATCccggtagttggtttccccataggcttgagtccgaggaccatgcaatgccttggttctgtccaaaacctagttttcctcatccaggtagttggtttccccataggcttgagtccgaggaccatgcaatgccttggttttgtccaaaacctagttttcctcatccaggtagttggtttccccataggcttgagtccgaggactatacaatgccttggttctgtccaaaacctagttttctctttgtgtgggatcttggctttaggggagttagctcctcagccaagcccctagagtttatccatacgattaacgctaccaagtgcctagtttactctttacgggggaccttggctttaagggagttagctcctcagccaagcccctagtcaagaaacatagcccctagcagaactttatactagaactctataaccaacggttagaaataataaagaaactctatcgacctaccgcctatgccaacacacaagccttccccacagacggcaccaattgtaaggacacgattcgtaacgaacctaacagtgttggattcgcacgtgaaaaggcccagacaatgtcatttgtagagcgtgggtttgaaaggttaggccttagtcaccaggcggtgggtttttcggggtgttcatatataattatgtttccttcacccctagagtctttctcctggaggtgggctgggaggctctggtttttggccattttttccagccccctctctaggttactgatttttccttttatactcgcctgcgttcactgtcattcgtccacgtatagggtcaacatttccaaggctgatatttgtcccatcagcccatacccaaagtcgttgggggtggttgtaaaagccaaaaaatgcggctatgtcaggttcagagtattgaatggcagtaagggcagctttccctggatattttaaatctttcttctaagtttcagtcctataccgtttttacccctctttctggggggactttgggtctgccgaggactgaactgccctcggcggtatccataggctatcttgtcgagcttgggccatagccctcctcggcttgggcctttggattctccccgggtagatgggcctggcccataaatcatttgggccccacaataactaTCAAAGTcatattcaaaattcaaaacttctTGCTTATTGTAACCGACAAACAGAGCCAAAGCTTTCTCTTTTATGCCAAAATTCCACACTCGTGATTGACTAGTATCTTCTTGCGTATTGTAACAGACAAACAGAGCCAAAGCTTTGTTTTTTATGCCAAAATTCCACACTCGTGATTGACTAGTGTAGGCAAGCCAAGCAATCTGACTTCTTTGTCATGTATAGGTTCAAGCCATTTCTTGTCTTCTTCGTTGTGACTAACGGtgctaattaaataaaaatgatgggACTATGTAGACCTGTCCATCTCGATGTTCCACCAAGTCATTGGCTACACAATACTTCCAACTCTTTCTGATTGGATAGACTTCACTTGCAATAGCTTCGAAGCTATTGGTCCCGGTGCATTTGAAAATGTGGGATTTACTGGATAGCAAATTGCTCATGtaggtcctctctctctctctctctctctctctctctcttcttgttgttgtttccttccaaaaatttgaattgatgCAGAGACAAATTTGGCTCACTGCGTATACACTCACAATACATTAAGCTCTATTATATTAAGCTtgatgcataattttaaatatagaagAGAATAAATAAACGTTAGCACAGAAAGTTGTAGGAAAGATACCTAGAGAAGACGACCAAAGGTGTTACATAGAAATCAAATTGGAACCATGTTGGGAATGAGCATATGCTAGTCTAATGTAGTCTCTAAaggcattatatatatatatatatatttatttatataagctAAAAcatagcatttattgttactacgcTCCAATCGAGTCACATTATCTATCTATTTTCAATGCCTTAACATTACAATTCCTCCATCCTTCCATCTTCCTTTTAgtttgactcttcttctcccaTTTTATTTACTAGAAATTTTACTATTCTCTattccattcaatccatattttgcTTGCACAAAAAGgtgaattctctctctctctatatatttaaatccttttattttggtgtatttttcattctttattgCATATCTATTTTACGTTGATGAAATTTTGTGTTGAACACTACACAAAATCTTGGAACGTAGAATCTGCTCAATTTCTATATTGCAATTTTAAGCTTTGATTCGATAGTTTCTCAACacaccaacaaaaaaacaaaaaaaaaaaaaacaaaacaaaacaaaacacgcTTCCGTTCGATATAGCATTCGGAAATAAggcttatttaaatatttttcatattcaatCACAAAGAATACTTTGATTTTTCCACTAATTATAAAGGTAAAGGGACCACTGAGGTCACTGACTATTGCACGCTTTGATTCCAGTTAGGTGAATCCCCCAAGTCCTTGTATTCTTTCGGGCTGGGTCCGCACTACATGCAGTAAGTTGGTTCTTCTTCAATCTTTACCAAATTCTTATAAATGTGCTTTTCCCATGAGTGCTAAGCTGCAAAATCAAACCCTCTTTATCTACTCTGTTTCAAAAAGCCAACTGCTTCTTCAATCATATTGCATATAAGACTTTCCCACTGGATTTCAGCTCCACCatcctcttctttttccatGCATGCCTTTATCCTTCTCTTGTGTTGTGGCTTGTTGGTCACCTTTGTTGCTGGCGGGAATAATGAGACAGACCGGTTAGCATTGCTTGAGTTCAAAGCGAAGATCGCTGATGATCCTCTCCAGGTTATGAGCTCTTGGAATGACAGCATCCACTTTTGCCAATGGCGAGGGGTCACCTGTGGTCGCCGACATCAGAGGGTCACCGTATTGAATTTGCCATCTTCGAAACTGGTAGGCTCCATATCACCACATATtggaaatttaagttttttgagGCAAATAACCCTCCAAAACAACAGCTTGCATAATGAAATCCCTCTTGAAATTGGTTATTTGCATAGATTGCAAGTCTTACGATTGAACCATAACTCAATCAGTGGTAAAATTCCTAGCAATTTATCCAGTTGCGCCAATCTCAAAACTCTTCTTGTCAAAGCTCCAATCCTTTTTTATAGTTAACAATAAAATGACTGGAGGTATCCCACCTTCTTTCGAGAACTTATCTTCTCTAGACGCCTTTGTAGCATCTGATAATAACTTAGGTGGGATTATCCCTACATTTTTTGGTCAATTGACCAAACTTACATTATTTAGTGTGCCTGGAAATAGGTTTTCTGGTACAATTCCTCCCTCAATATCCAATCTCTCTTCATTGATACTATTTGATATAGCAGACAACCAAATCCAGGGACATCTTCCAACATACATAGATTTCACCCTACAAAATATGGAAGTATTTATTATTGCAAACAACCAATTTACTGGATCTATCCCTCTTGCAATATATAATGCCTCAAATTTAGGGATATTTCAATTGAGTCTAAATGAGCTAAGTGGAAAAGTTCATTCTTTGGAAAAGCTAAATAGAATTTCCTCTTTTTTAATTAGCGTTAACAATTTTGGAAATGGAGGTGAGAACGACTTgagttttctttgttctttgacAAATTCCACCTATTTGAATGAGTTGGAGATAAGTTTCAATAACTTTGGGGGAAAGTTGCCTAAGTGCATTGGAAATTTCTCAACTACTCTTATCTATTTAACtctagataataataaaatatatggaaAGATTCCTGTTGAAATTGGAAACATGATCAACTTGGAGAGACTTAGCATGTGGAACAACAAACTATCAGGTAATATTCCCTCTGAAATTGGACAGCTTCAAAAGTTAAAAGTCTTGGAATTACATGCAAACAATTTCTTTGGGAACATTCCGTCCTCTCTTGGAAATTTAACGGTCTTGATGAACTTGTATTTACTTGATAATAATCTTGATGGAAACATCCCGTTAAGTCTAAGCAAGTGCAAAGACTTGTTTTCTTTGAATCTTGCTAATAACAATCTCAATGGTTCAATATCTCCACAAGTCATTGCTCTCTCATTCTCAACAACTTTTCTTGATTTGTCTGCCAACCAATTTACTGGAGCCCTTCCGATGGAAATAGGAAATTTTAAGAATCTTGAATATCTGGATATTTCTGAAAACAAGTTTTTTGGTAAAATTCCAACAAGTCTTGGTAGTTGTGTAAAGCTCGAAACTCTAGCCATGGGCGAAAACCTCTTCCAAGGAATTGTTCCGTTTTCTTTGGAATCATTAAGAGGTCTTGAAAATCTTGATCTCTCCAACAATAATTTGTCAGGACAGATTCCAAAGTTTCTGGAGCTCTTTGTCTACTTGCAATTTTTGAATCTATCTTACAACAATTTTGAGGGTGAGGTACCAACAGTTGGAGTTTTTAAGAACGGAAGTGCAACTTTCATTAAGGGTAATAGTAAGCTTTGTGGGGGTATACCTAAGTTTCAGCTTCCGAAATGTAAATACCAAAAATCTAAGAAGAGAAAGTTGACCCTCACCTTTAAGTTAATATTCTCTATATCTTCTGGGCTTCTAGGAGTAACTTTGGTTCTGTCACTTCTATTTCTTTCCtctttaagaaagaaaagaaaagaaaatacttcAAGTGACTCGGTGAATTTGCTTTTGAATCTATCTTACCAAAATCTCCTTAAAGCAACTGATGGGTTCTCTTCTACCAATTTAATTGGTGTGGGTAACTTTGGATCTGTGTATAAAGGAATTCTTGATCAAGGTAGAGGTAGACATACAATTGCTGTCAAGGTGCTCAACCTTTTGCACCATGGAGCTTCTAAAAGTTTCATGGCCGAGTGTGAGGCTCTGCAAAACATTAGACATCGAAATATTGTAAAGGTTCTTACATCATGTTCTAGTATTGACCATCAAGGTAATGATTTTAAAGCATTGGTATATGAGTTCATGGCAAATGGCAACCTAGATGAATGGCTGCATCCAACACTAAGAACAGACGAGACTCTTGAGGAACCAAGGAATTTGAGTCTTCTTCAGAGATTAGATATTGCCATTGATGTTGCTAATGCATTGGattatcttcatcatcattgccATACACCAATCATCCACTGTGACCTCAAGCCTAGCAATGTTCTTCTTGATGATGAAATGGTTGGACATGTAGGTGACTTTGGCTTGGCAAGATTGCTTTTTGATGCTACCCAAGATTGTTCTATtcaccaatcaagctccatTGGAGTAAGAGGCACAATTGGTTATACTCCTCCaggtaaatattatttaaaaaaaaaaaattagttgttttccttttccctttgtcttttactatattttaaagttttgaagGAAGATTTTAATAAGGATGTACtgtagctaaaaaaaaaaagaatgttatATAACCAAATTTTCAGCTTATCTTATTTCTTATTATACACCATTGAAAATGCTCTTTTAATATACTTgtctgttatatatatattttcatctttcttttagTAGAAATCTATGCTCACGTTACATATATGGTATATGTAACTGTTTAATGCAGAGTATGGTTTGGGAAATAACGTGTCAACATATGGTGATATCTATAGTTAtggcatattattattagagaTGTTCACGGGAAAAAGGCCTACTGATGATATTTTTCAAGATAACTTAAACCTCCACGACTTTGTTAAAGCAATTTTGCCAGAACAGATAATTGACATTATAGATCCTATCCTTCTGCATGTGCATGAAAGAGAAGGAGAGACGcgtacaaacaacattactcgcAATGAGGGTCAAAATGGAAATGTAACAAGTCAAGAATGCTTGattatgattttcaaaattgggGTTGCTTGTTCGGTTGAATTTCCAAGAGAAAGGATGAGCATGAGTGCTATTATAATTGAGCTACATTCAATTCGACAAAAACTTCTTGGAACTAATAGACGCAGACAAAGGCTACAATCCACAGATAATATATTGTTTGCCTTTGTGTATATGTTATAATTTGGTAGCACCCCACACTTCatgatataatatgataagGCTAGTCCAAATATTTTAAGGGAAGAAGGTGTCACTAATCATATAGCTCATTATGTTGCATTCAGTTGGGGAATATGCCCAATTACTTTTTTATaataccaaaacacataatATACCTctaaaatcttcttttttttttttttttgatacgctaaaatctattttctatttgttgaTTTCTATCGTTGAAGTGGTCCACAAGATGTAGGAGGTCTCTATATCGATAACATATGATTATTTTATCTCAGTTTTACTGAATGAATAGCATAGACATTTGTAGGAAGTAGTTGAAGTTAACGAATTTGTTGGAGAAGTTTTCTTGTTTAGAATTCTAAATAAATCCAAGTAAATGCACACCAATTCCACAATTATTGAATGGGTTGGGATTTTTTCATACCGCAAATAAGGATTCTCGCATCATGAATTTTCTCACTagtaaaacataaatattaagTTACTGATAATGAATATCTTTtgtattctatttatttttgggaaaacGACCATTTAGCATACTGTCATTTATGAATTCCGAAGCTTATCATTCTAACATATTGAAATTATCTTTCTTCTTCGTAGGTGCACAAGAATGATGGTTTACTATGAAGGTTGTGATCATCATGATTTTCTAGTTTTATTATAGTAACACTGGAGAGAATAATCAATATTGTAGCTTCCTTATAGCAATCATGATTCatgaatgttttttttcccctcctgtATCAAGTATGTAATATCTTCTTAAATAATTAACTTTATGTTTTAATGTACTATTAAATAAGTTTATATCCAAAGCTATTCACAATCAAGACCTATAGAATTTACATGCTCAAGAaatttttaagttgatatatgAAGGCTAAAgttatgcatgaaaacaagtaCACCCAGAGATTGATTTTTCTATGCAGCCAATGTTATATTCCTTATGCGGTTCTAtgctgttaggttctaaagatttaagattaaatgTTTGGAATTTCAACTTGTAAGtgttggcaaaaaaaaaaaaaaaaaaaaaaaaaaaaaaaaaagatgtttagGATAGGTGTTAGAAATTGCTCAAACTTGTAAAGGTCAAGACTCAAGAATGTATAAACTGCAAgaaataagattattttttctgTAAAGCTCGATTGATCAAATGGTGAAgatcgatcgatcgaaaatcgcagaaaaaaaatttctgtagaattttaaatAGGGCCAAGCCCGTgaaatgtttagggtttcagTCCAACACTCTAATATCTACAAGCATCTACCAAAacaagatctacaatcaagtACTAGTGGAATCTAGTTGCAGAAAAGATCAACAAGCCGTGATCTGAAATCTTTAAGTAGGATCTCAAAGTTACAAGCGTGGGTGCTTGTGTGGTGCAAATCCAAAAAAGGAGGAGTTCGTGGAGTCAGAGCTTGTatgtggtcgtgttagtaagttacTAAAGATAGTAATAAATTTAGGGTTAAATATGATTGTAAAAACTTTGATTCTTTATAGtgaatttgttttaccttgaggatagttaggtcaaatcctccctaagTTTTTATGTTGAAActgtttgtttcattagtttttctaggttatcatattgttatattctttattttccgcagctgtgcatgatatgatctgttcttgtttaacctagatctcataattaacctaagtaatcacttggctaatataCTAGGTTAAACAAGCTGCTTTAAGGggtttaaacaaacaaacatatgcTATTCTTGGTCAAGCCATTAGTATTTCTTTTCGATAATTGTCATGCTATGAGTAAAGCTTAAAGACAGGACAATCCAAGTATCTTATCTTTTATTATGAGAATATTGCTCAATGGACTGAAAATATTTGGATCCCCAATCGCAACTCTTATGATGGAAAATTAGCTTGGGATATTAAATAAAGagaatattatattaaaaaaaaaaacttgaataattttttataaaaatgatgatcacaaataaagttttaaaaaatcaattatatagttttttgtttatttttttagtttattttgtttatttacaattttttttaaatctctactttcttttttctttcaattacaaatatattttatccAACTTTCTGCAAAAGCAATCAGCaaaagtcaaataaattaatgtcaAACTTACAataaaagtaaacaaaatataacttaGCTTCctgttttttttagttatatagATGGTAATGTTTTTCGCTAATGGAGAAGAATTCAATAATTTAGCATCTATGATTCCAATCTTGCATATTAGCACTAGAAtgattaattcaattatcttttcaggttaaaattgtaatttgagaCAATTTCTCAATAATTGTTTCGAACATGGCCCATTTAGTTAATATATTATTCGTAATACCGTGTCCTAGAAGCTATGTGCACCTTTTCCAGTTTTACCAAAACATAGAAGTCCGTGCTTGGTATCACTATTATTTCAAGCCAAGAGGAGATTCatttcaagggtgtttttacttctttttttttttttttcccttttcaatttctaaattttatttgttggaaattttttgaattttcaaaatcagTTCCTTCATTTGAACAagaaatttaatcattttagtGCTGGGAAAAAGACATCGCATGTCACGGGTGAATGATTTTCtgttcaacaaattaaaaatgggCTATGATGCATGCGTTTATGCTGTGGTATCTAATTAGATAAGGTATAATCCAAGGgaatttttacaatttcatCAACTTATATTGTATAATTCAAACTAATTTCATGAATTTTGGCCAAGTAATGTGTAatattcaataataatttttgtcaatcttAACAGTTTTGGCCTTaggtgtaatttttattattacggtgattttaatttttttatagagaaagatgaatttaattttaaacatagaagatgtaatattacaaattttgatggagaatttgtttttctctttttcttttttctttctgtatAGTACTTTTCGGTCACTCTCTATTTTAAGATTGGGTTCATGTGAATTTGGATCTTTTAATATACACTAGCAATGGCTGCACGTGCAAGGCACGTGTTGCTCCTAGTAGCgagaaaattaatatagatTTTGTGTGTGAAATCGTGAATTTTTGCTCATctaatttgattatattaaaaaagaagtctaagaatacaacaaaatatcacaatattttcataatatctttatttttaagatccgaatagatattttttttattttatttgagagaaatgctacattcataatatttttagaacaaattctaaatgaccagttattattggttttaaactgataacattgttattgttattctcaaaatatttattttcagttgtggttggttacagtctcatattttattattttattttgacttgtaagaaACTGATACTtcaatatttgtaaaaatattgtgaaatttgttgtattgatataacaatatatatgctaggttaaataaatatttaaaagaaaaaaaaaaacacaaatcgattactgggaaaaaaaaaaaaaactttagcatggtagaaattaatgttaaaatgttgtggacttagcattttttttatttgatctataagaaattgagatctcaacaattgtgaaaatattgtgataatagtaaaTGTTGTAACactttctcaaaacatttattttcaattgtagttagtcacagtctcatattttattattttatttcgactcgTAAGAAATTGGCAcattaataattgtgaaatttgttgtgtcagtacaACAATATGTATACCagtttacataaatatttcaaaagaaaaaaaaaaaccttaggcACTGTAGTTACAGTGccaattgaataaaccaaaagcactaTAGCTCCAGTGCTATCTATCAATAATAgcttacctatgatttgttgtgaaattaatgttaaaatgttgtggatttagcatttttttttttgaatttgtaaacATTTATTGTTAATTGTGGTTAGctacagtctcatattttattattttatttcaacttgtaagaaattgacatgacagtaattataaaaatattgtgaaatttgttgtgtcaatataataatattaatgtcAGCTTACATCAAtatttaaaagggaaaaaaaaaaaacacaaaccgattattgaaaaaaaaaaaaaaactgtaggCATTGTAGCTACAATGCTAGTTGAATAAACAAAAGGGTTGAACAaacgaaaaaaataaaatattgtgtattttatttcgacttgtgaaaattttattttattttgacttgtaagaaattgatacgttaataattgtgaaaatattgtgaaatttgttgtgtcagtataacaatataaatgTTAGCTTAtatcaatatttaaaattttttttaaaaaaaaaaccaaaccgatTACTGGggggaaaagaaaaactgtTGCAGTTATAGTGCTGCATAGTGTCAACACTCTAGATTCACAATGTCGAAGCACTGTAGTGGCATAGCCGTtattataataaagaaatattatgaaatttattgtgtcaatataacaatatatatacgagttcttataaatatttaaaagaaaaaaaaaagtataaacgaaagactgaagaaaaaagaaaaagaaaaaacgttgtagctacagtgccacttgaacaaactaaaagtactgtaacttttacacattcatctaacaagtgtcacaatattttcataaaatatttattttcagttgtggttggtcacagtttcatattttattattttattttaacttataagaaattgacacctcaataattataaaaatattgtgaaatttgttatatcagtataacaatatatatgaaaaaaaagtacaaacagaTGACAAAAAAACGTAACTATTGCAGCTACGGTGCCACTTGGTACTGTAGCTACTATTCgaaactttaaaaaaacaaagtgcCTCACCAAATTTTCACTGTAGATAAATAGTGATTTAACACTACTAAATCGCTATAGCATCATAGCAACTTTTCAGTTATGGTTGGTcacagttttatattttattattttattttgatttataaaaaattgacatctcaataattgtgaaaatattgtgaaatttgttgcgTCAGTATAATAatacataagaaaaaaaagttcaaacagatgacaaaaaaattaagtactATAGCTACAATGCTGCTGGTACTGTAGCTATtgtttgaaacaaaaacaaaaacaaaaaaaaaaaaaaaaaaaaaaaaaaagccccaaaCGCCTCACCAAATTTTCACTGTATATGAACAGTGATTTAACGCTGAATGTACAGTACTAAATCACTGTAGCGGGCATAGccacttttatatatactagcattGGCTGCACGTGCAAGGCACGTGTTGCCTCCAGtagtgagaaaattaatataaattttgtgtgAAATCGTGAATTTTGACTCACccaatttgattatattaaaaaaaaaagtttaagaatacaacaaaatatcataatattttcacaatttctttatttttaggatacgaatagattttttttatttttttatttgagagaaatgctacattcataacatttttagaacaaattgtaaatgacaagttattattggttttaaattgataacattgttattgttattctcaaaacatttattttcagttgtggttggtcccagtctcatattttattattttatttcgacttgtaggAAATTGACACttcaatatttataaaaatattctgaaatttgttgtgtcggtataacaatatatatgctagcttacataaatatttaaaaggaaaaaaaaaatacaaaccgattactgggaaaaaaaaaaaaactttaggcatggcagaaattaatgttaaaatgttgtggacttcgcattttttttatttgatctataagaaactgagatctcaacaattgtgaaaatattgtgataataataGATGTTGTAAAactttctcaaaacatttattttcagttgtggttagtcacattctcatattttattattttatttcgactggTAAGAAATTGGCAcatcaataattgtaaaaatattgtaaaatttattgtgtcagtataacaatatatatgccagcttacataaatatttcaaagaaaaaaaacacaaaccgattactaaaagaaaaaaaaaaaaaaaacaacaacaacaacaactttaGTGCTATCCATCAATAATAGCTtgcctatgatttgttgtgaaattaatgttaaaatgttgtggatttagcatttttttttatttgatataaaGAAACTGAGAtttcaacaattatgaaaatattgtgacaacaataagtgttgtaacatttttttaaaacatttattttcagttgtggttggc includes the following:
- the LOC115984286 gene encoding probable LRR receptor-like serine/threonine-protein kinase At3g47570 isoform X1, with the protein product MTGGIPPSFENLSSLDAFVASDNNLGGIIPTFFGQLTKLTLFSVPGNRFSGTIPPSISNLSSLILFDIADNQIQGHLPTYIDFTLQNMEVFIIANNQFTGSIPLAIYNASNLGIFQLSLNELSGKVHSLEKLNRISSFLISVNNFGNGGENDLSFLCSLTNSTYLNELEISFNNFGGKLPKCIGNFSTTLIYLTLDNNKIYGKIPVEIGNMINLERLSMWNNKLSGNIPSEIGQLQKLKVLELHANNFFGNIPSSLGNLTVLMNLYLLDNNLDGNIPLSLSKCKDLFSLNLANNNLNGSISPQVIALSFSTTFLDLSANQFTGALPMEIGNFKNLEYLDISENKFFGKIPTSLGSCVKLETLAMGENLFQGIVPFSLESLRGLENLDLSNNNLSGQIPKFLELFVYLQFLNLSYNNFEGEVPTVGVFKNGSATFIKGNSKLCGGIPKFQLPKCKYQKSKKRKLTLTFKLIFSISSGLLGVTLVLSLLFLSSLRKKRKENTSSDSVNLLLNLSYQNLLKATDGFSSTNLIGVGNFGSVYKGILDQGRGRHTIAVKVLNLLHHGASKSFMAECEALQNIRHRNIVKVLTSCSSIDHQGNDFKALVYEFMANGNLDEWLHPTLRTDETLEEPRNLSLLQRLDIAIDVANALDYLHHHCHTPIIHCDLKPSNVLLDDEMVGHVGDFGLARLLFDATQDCSIHQSSSIGVRGTIGYTPPEYGLGNNVSTYGDIYSYGILLLEMFTGKRPTDDIFQDNLNLHDFVKAILPEQIIDIIDPILLHVHEREGETRTNNITRNEGQNGNVTSQECLIMIFKIGVACSVEFPRERMSMSAIIIELHSIRQKLLGTNRRRQRLQSTDNILFAFVYML
- the LOC115984286 gene encoding probable LRR receptor-like serine/threonine-protein kinase At3g47570 isoform X3, encoding MTGGIPPSFENLSSLDAFVASDNNLGGIIPTFFGQLTKLTLFSVPGNRFSGTIPPSISNLSSLILFDIADNQIQGHLPTYIDFTLQNMEVFIIANNQFTGSIPLAIYNASNLGIFQLSLNELSGKVHSLEKLNRISSFLISVNNFGNGGENDLSFLCSLTNSTYLNELEISFNNFGGKLPKCIGNFSTTLIYLTLDNNKIYGKIPVEIGNMINLERLSMWNNKLSGNIPSEIGQLQKLKVLELHANNFFGNIPSSLGNLTVLMNLYLLDNNLDGNIPLSLSKCKDLFSLNLANNNLNGSISPQVIALSFSTTFLDLSANQFTGALPMEIGNFKNLEYLDISENKFFGKIPTSLGSCVKLETLAMGENLFQGIVPFSLESLRGLENLDLSNNNLSGQIPKFLELFVYLQFLNLSYNNFEGEVPTVGVFKNGSATFIKGNSKLCGGIPKFQLPKCKYQKSKKRKLTLTFKLIFSISSGLLGVTLVLSLLFLSSLRKKRKENTSSDSVNLLLNLSYQNLLKATDGFSSTNLIGVGNFGSVYKGILDQGRGRHTIAVKVLNLLHHGASKSFMAECEALQNIRHRNIVKVLTSCSSIDHQGNDFKALVYEFMANGNLDEWLHPTLRTDETLEEPRNLSLLQRLDIAIDVANALDYLHHHCHTPIIHCDLKPSNVLLDDEMVGHVGDFGLARLLFDATQDCSIHQSSSIGVRGTIGYTPPGAQE
- the LOC115984286 gene encoding probable LRR receptor-like serine/threonine-protein kinase At3g47570 isoform X2, with protein sequence MTGGIPPSFENLSSLDAFVASDNNLGGIIPTFFGQLTKLTLFSVPGNRFSGTIPPSISNLSSLILFDIADNQIQGHLPTYIDFTLQNMEVFIIANNQFTGSIPLAIYNASNLGIFQLSLNELSGKVHSLEKLNRISSFLISVNNFGNGGENDLSFLCSLTNSTYLNELEISFNNFGGKLPKCIGNFSTTLIYLTLDNNKIYGKIPVEIGNMINLERLSMWNNKLSGNIPSEIGQLQKLKVLELHANNFFGNIPSSLGNLTVLMNLYLLDNNLDGNIPLSLSKCKDLFSLNLANNNLNGSISPQVIALSFSTTFLDLSANQFTGALPMEIGNFKNLEYLDISENKFFGKIPTSLGSCVKLETLAMGENLFQGIVPFSLESLRGLENLDLSNNNLSGQIPKFLELFVYLQFLNLSYNNFEGEVPTVGVFKNGSATFIKGNSKLCGGIPKFQLPKCKYQKSKKRKLTLTFKLIFSISSGLLGVTLVLSLLFLSSLRKKRKENTSSDSVNLLLNLSYQNLLKATDGFSSTNLIGVGNFGSVYKGILDQGRGRHTIAVKVLNLLHHGASKSFMAECEALQNIRHRNIVKVLTSCSSIDHQGNDFKALVYEFMANGNLDEWLHPTLRTDETLEEPRNLSLLQRLDIAIDVANALDYLHHHCHTPIIHCDLKPSNVLLDDEMVGHVGDFGLARLLFDATQDCSIHQSSSIGVRGTIGYTPPEYGLGNNVSTYGDIYSYGILLLEMFTGKRPTDDIFQDNLNLHDFVKAILPEQIIDIIDPILLHVHEREGETRTNNITRNEGQNGNVTSQECLIMIFKIGVACSVEFPRERMSMSAIIIELHSIRQKLLGTNRRRQRLQSTGAQE